A single window of Colletes latitarsis isolate SP2378_abdomen chromosome 11, iyColLati1, whole genome shotgun sequence DNA harbors:
- the LOC143347888 gene encoding uncharacterized protein LOC143347888, with amino-acid sequence MTNKEELNYYYDFVLKLTVESGKVIRDAIQGCKNIETKAGDWDLVTQFDKKLEEILINGIAKEFPKHKFIGEETVSSTNHLPELSDEPTWIIDPIDGTTNFVHSFPFTCISIALAVKKELEIGIVYNPVLEQLFTARRGRGAFLNGKPINSSKVEKLEQSLLCHEVSYATMENIRDVTLGRLEAFVSVAHGVRTMGSAALTLCYVAMGAAEAYHTDNLMPWDVAAGVLIIREANGVVIDTNGGEFNVMTPRVAAAGNHKLANELVALIKKADARTSEKKFLIYGKAK; translated from the exons ATGACCAACAAAGAAGAACTAAATTATTACTACGATTTCGTTTTGAAGCTTACCGTGGAATCGGGAAAG GTAATTCGGGATGCTATTCAAGGATGTAAGAATATCGAGACCAAAGCTGGTGACTGGGATCTGGTGACGCAGTTTGACAAAAAGCTCGAAGAGATATTGATAAACGGTATAGCGAAGGAATTTCCAAAGCATAA ATTTATTGGCGAAGAAACCGTTTCGTCAACAAACCATTTGCCGGAGCTGTCGGACGAACCAACATGGATCATCGATCCGATAGATGGAACCACTAATTTCGTTCACTCTTTTCCTTTCACTTGTATATCGATTGCATTGGCAGTAAAGAAAGAACTAGAAATTGGCATTGTTTATAATCCTGTACTAGAACAGTTGTTTACGGCCAGGAGAGGACGTGGTGCTTTCCTGAACGGAAAACCTATTAACAGTTCTAAGGTGGAGA AGTTGGAACAGTCGTTATTGTGTCACGAAGTATCCTACGCGACGATGGAGAATATCAGAGACGTTACTCTTGGAAGACTGGAAGCTTTCGTTTCGGTAGCCCACGGAGTACGAACAATGGGATCGGCAGCATTGACTCTTTGTTACGTGGCCATGGGTGCAGCAGAAGCTTATCACACTGACAATCTGATGCCTTGGGATGTGGCTGCTGGCGTACTAATCATTAGGGAAGCCAATGGTGTAGTCATAGACACAAATG GGGGAGAATTCAACGTAATGACACCAAGAGTGGCAGCAGCTGGTAATCACAAGTTGGCCAACGAACTCGTAGCACTGATAAAGAAAGCTGACGCTAGGACATCAGAGAAGAAGTTTCTAATATATGGAAAAGCGAAGTAA
- the LOC143347528 gene encoding uncharacterized protein LOC143347528, whose protein sequence is MWSARSFNRSVTRLKASASTTMSSEVDIKNYFEFAKELTLEAGEIFRCGFEGAKSVKFKDHEWDLVTDYDTKIEELFTKRLTEKFPSHEFIGEETFAKTKEKPTLTNKPTWIIDPIDGTTNFVNSFPHTCISVGLSVCKEIVVGIIYNPLTEELYTAMKGKGAFLNGKPLKSSCVAELKEALIDLELFSLGSHAKNRDIRMGRFEAITSVARGVRYMGSAALSMAYIAKGALDCMQVDGLQPWDVAAGLLLIREAGGTVLDTKVNEYDFMKPNTIAAGSDKLASQVKQLLIDTDLKTMRKRLTKV, encoded by the exons ATGTGGAGTGCGCGTTCGTTCAATCGTTCAGTCACTCGACTGAAAGCCTCTGCATCAACGACAATGTCAAGCGAAGTGGACATTAAGAATTACTTCGAGTTTGCCAAGGAGCTAACCTTGGAGGCAGGCGAG ATATTTAGATGCGGCTTCGAAGGAGCGAAGAGTGTCAAGTTCAAGGATCACGAGTGGGATTTAGTAACAGATTATGACACAAAAATTGAAGAATTGTTTACGAAACGTCTGACAGAAAAATTCCCCAGCCACGA ATTCATCGGGGAAGAAACCTTCGCTAAAACGAAAGAGAAACCGACATTAACGAACAAGCCAACGTGGATTATAGATCCTATAGATGGAACAACAAATTTTGTAAACTCGTTTCCACACACTTGTATATCTGTCGGTTTGTCAGTTTGCAAGGAAATCGTGGTAGGAATAATTTACAACCCGTTGACCGAGGAATTGTACACTGCGATGAAAGGAAAAGGCGCATTTTTAAATGGAAAACCATTGAAGAGCTCTTGCGTTGCTG AACTAAAggaggctttgatagacctcgAACTATTTTCGTTGGGTTCTCACGCGAAAAATCGGGACATCCGAATGGGTAGATTCGAAGCTATTACTTCAGTTGCCCGGGG AGTTAGATACATGGGATCAGCTGCTTTGTCTATGGCATACATAGCGAAAGGTGCGCTGGATTGCATGCAAGTGGACGGCCTTCAACCATGGGACGTTGCAGCAGGTCTGTTACTCATTCGCGAAGCTGGTGGTACAGTACTCGACACAAAAG TCAACGAGTACGATTTTATGAAACCAAACACAATCGCCGCTGGAAGTGACAAGCTAGCGTCACAAGTGAAGCAGCTATTAATCGATACTGATCTAAAAACAATGCGGAAGAGATTGACAAAGGTATGA
- the Brm gene encoding ATP-dependent helicase brm translates to MASPSPQSSPMPPPQAPSPMGPPQQAPSPSNPQGSPMGPPQHHPHSPTQAYQTGQSIPSGGPPMSQSSQQPPPQQQNYASHPQQMQSNMGPQNQSVQSNSQNSSSPQGPGGPMVPGQMGPNGPQGTSHMMQSGPNQMTTSGPGQMGTGGPGQMGQGGPGQMGSGGPGPIGPSHMGQGSGGPPGGPHMNQGPAQMGPGSGPVSGPQMGPGGPANSQMGPGGPSHMSGPPGSGHISTTGQPGQGHMSSSGPPGPGHMNTNGSPGSGHVNTNGPPGSGHMNTNGPPGSAHINASGPPGPGSHLNSGPPISSHMNASGPPGSGHMSASGPGSHMGPGGSSQMPQGGPNAHSIPPGGPNQMGLGGPNQMSSSNQSPMGPNPMVPVGPTGQMGHNGPSQMGPNGPGQMNMGGPSSQMGLGPGGPGSQVGPGQLGPGSGPVGQLGPNGLGQMGPGSGPGGQMTSSNGPGGPLGPGNSPGGQMGSSGGPGGQMGPGNGPGGQMGPGSGPGGQMGPGNHSGNPMAPGSGPGGQMGPGSGPGGQMGPGNIPGGQIGPGNGPSGQMGPSGPGGQMIPNGPGGQMIPGGPGNQMGPGGPANQIGPTGPNSQMGHGGANQMGPNGPSGQPSSGQIGPGSQNQQIISASSTPMGPSTPVNQMSQTGPGQVGPAGPGGPTGAGQENLNALQKAIDSMEEKGLQEDPRYSQLLALRARQGSMGEKQAFSSQQLQQLRVQIMAYRLLARNQPLTQQLTLALQSGAPPPPGMGQRPSIDPSQGTTTAAGPQIPGPNVIGSAVPPRQGCQTPQQQQPPQPGAKTNRVTSVAKPAGLDPLLILQERENRVAARISLRMEQLSNLPTNMPEDLRVQAQIELRMLRVLNFQRQLRSEILACTRKDTTLETAVNVKAYKRTKKQGLREARATEKLEKQQKLEAERKRRQKHQEFLNSVLQHGKDFKEFHRNNVAKLARLNKAVLNYHANAEREQKKEQERIEKERMRRLMAEDEEGYRKLIDQKKDKRLAFLLSQTDEYISNLTEMVKQHKIEQKRKQVEEQKRKKKKKKLQDGEGGEDGNSNEDTRIGVIEIATGRTLTGEEAPLMSQLSAFLESHPGWEPIESESEDDDDDDDDDNDGDDKCDHKEKAPGDSEEDKVKKTIHKAKVEDDEYKTEEQTYYSIAHTVHEVVTEQASIMVNGKLKEYQIKGLEWLVSLFNNNLNGILADEMGLGKTIQTIALVTYLMEKKKVNGPFLIIVPLSTLSNWVLEFEKWAPSVVVVSYKGSPAGRRAIQSQMRATKFNVLLTTYEYVIKDKGVLAKLQWKYMIIDEGHRMKNHHCKLTQVLNTHYLAPHRLLLTGTPLQNKLPELWALLNFLLPSIFKSCSTFEQWFNAPFATTGEKVELNEEETILIIRRLHKVLRPFLLRRLKKEVESQLPDKVEYIIKCDMSGLQKVLYKHMQSKGVLLTDGSEKGKQGKGGAKALMNTIVQLRKLCNHPFMFQAIEEKYCEHVGTQGSGVITGPDLYRASGKFELLDRILPKLKATNHRVLLFCQMTQLMTIMEDYLSWRGFMYLRLDGTTKAEDRGDLLKKFNDPGSEYFLFLLSTRAGGLGLNLQAADTVIIFDSDWNPHQDLQAQDRAHRIGQKNEVRVLRLMTVNSVEERILAAARYKLNMDEKVIQAGMFDQKSTGSERQQFLQSILHQDDAEDEEENEVPDDETVNQMIARTEGEFEIFQKLDLERRREEAKLGPNRKSRLLEEAELPDWLVKDDDEVERWTYEEDEDRFLGRGSRQRKEVDYTDSLTEKEWLKAIDDDGAEYEEEEEDDKKKKKTRKRKKKGEEDDEPMPKKRRGGGSSIDPKIKRAMKKLLMVVVNYTDSSDGRLLSEPFMKLPSRRELPDYYEIIKKPLTINKLLQKIEEGKYADFDDLEKDFMQLCKNAQIYNEEASLIHEDSIVLQSVFTNARQRIEEEGNNSEMDDKGEGEEGSDADSSVRMKIKLKGRKGEGRGGRRKRVTKKYISDDDDDADDN, encoded by the exons AATCAAAGTGTCCAATCGAACAGCCAAAATTCGAGCTCCCCACAAGGTCCTGGAGGACCAATGGTACCGGGTCAAATGGGACCAAACGGGCCCCAAGGAACATCCCACATGATGCAGTCTGGTCCAAATCAAATGACCACCTCCGGGCCGGGACAAATGGGAACAGGCGGGCCTGGTCAAATGGGTCAGGGTGGTCCTGGTCAAATGGGGTCAGGTGGCCCAGGGCCGATCGGACCAAGCCACATGGGACAAGGAAGCGGAGGACCACCGGGCGGTCCCCACATGAATCAAGGACCTGCACAAATGGGTCCTGGAAGTGGACCCGTATCAGGGCCACAAATGGGTCCTGGCGGACCAGCCAACTCGCAAATGGGCCCTGGAGGTCCTAGCCATATGAGTGGTCCTCCAGGATCGGGTCATATTAGTACAACCGGTCAACCGGGCCAAGGACATATGAGTTCGAGCGGACCACCTGGTCCAGGTCACATGAATACGAACGGATCACCAGGATCAGGACACGTAAATACAAATGGTCCTCCGGGATCTGGGCATATGAACACTAACGGACCTCCAGGTTCAGCACACATAAACGCCAGTGGCCCACCTGGGCCAGGAAGTCATCTAAACAGTGGTCCGCCCATTTCGAGCCATATGAATGCAAGTGGTCCACCAGGATCGGGACACATGAGCGCCAGCGGACCGGGAAGTCACATGGGGCCTGGAGGTTCGAGTCAGATGCCGCAAGGTGGCCCTAATGCACACAGCATACCACCAGGTGGTCCGAATCAAATGGGCCTTGGCGGTCCAAACCAGATGTCGTCTAGTAATCAATCTCCGATGGGTCCGAATCCCATGGTACCCGTTGGTCCAACGGGACAAATGGGACATAATGGACCTTCACAGATGGGCCCAAATGGGCCTGGACAAATGAATATGGGAGGCCCATCGTCGCAAATGGGATTGGGTCCAGGTGGTCCTGGTAGTCAGGTAGGACCAGGTCAATTAGGACCAGGAAGTGGCCCTGTGGGACAATTGGGACCGAACGGTCTTGGACAAATGGGTCCAGGAAGTGGTCCCGGAGGGCAGATGACTTCCAGTAATGGGCCTGGAGGTCCTTTGGGCCCTGGAAATAGTCCTGGCGGACAAATGGGATCTAGTGGTGGTCCAGGAGGACAAATGGGTCCTGGAAACGGCCCCGGTGGACAGATGGGACCGGGAAGTGGCCCTGGTGGGCAAATGGGACCaggaaatcattctggaaatccAATGGCACCAGGCAGTGGGCCTGGTGGTCAGATGGGTCCGGGAAGTGGTCCTGGTGGGCAAATGGGACCAGGAAATATACCCGGAGGACAAATTGGTCCAGGAAATGGTCCCAGTGGGCAAATGGGACCCAGCGGTCCTGGAGGACAGATGATCCCCAATGGTCCAGGTGGGCAAATGATACCTGGCGGTCCTGGAAATCAAATGGGGCCTGGTGGACCTGCCAATCAGATAGGACCAACTGGACCAAACAGTCAAATGGGCCATGGTGGGGCGAATCAAATGGGACCTAATGGGCCAAGTGGGCAGCCATCTTCTGGTCAAATAGGACCTGGTTCTCaaaatcaacaaattatttCTGCAAGTTCAACGCCAATGGGACCCAGCACACCTGTGAATCAGATGAGTCAAACTGGACCTGGACAAGTTGGTCCCGCTGGCCCTGGAGGTCCAACCGGTGCTGGACAAGAAAACTTGAATGCTCTGCAGAAAGCCATTGATTCTATGGAAGAGAAAGGGCTGCAGGAAGATCCACGTTACTCTCAGTTACTTGCTTTAAGGGCTCGACAGGGTAGTATGGGAGAGAAACAAGCTTTCAGTTCTCAACAATTACAACAATTACG TGTACAGATAATGGCATATCGATTATTAGCAAGGAATCAACCATTGACGCAACAACTGACGCTTGCTCTTCAAA GTGGAGCACCTCCTCCTCCAGGTATGGGACAACGGCCATCCATAGATCCATCTCAAGGAACCACTACTGCCGCGGGACCACAAATTCCTGGACCAAACGTAATTGGTTCTGCAGTTCCTCCAAGACAAGGTTGTCAAACCCCACAACAACAACAACCTCCACAACCGGGTGCCAAAACTAACAGAGTAACGAGTGTGGCGAAACCAGCTGGTTTAGACCCGCTATTGATATTACAAGAACGGGAAAACAG AGTGGCAGCACGTATATCATTACGTATGGAACAGTTGAGTAATTTACCAACCAATATGCCAGAAGATCTTCGTGTTCAAGCACAAATCGAATTGCGGATGCTTAGGGTATTAAATTTTCAAAGACAATTACGTTCAGAG ATTTTAGCATGCACGCGCAAGGACACTACATTAGAAACTGCTGTAAATGTAAAGGCCTACAAGCGTACAAAGAAACAAGGTCTTCGGGAAGCTAGGGCTACTGAGAAACTTGAAAAACAACAAAAATTAGAAGCAGAACGAAAACGCAGGCAGAAACATCAA GAATTTCTTAATTCTGTACTTCAACATGGTAAAGATTTCAAAGAGTTCCATCGAAATAACGTGGCCAAATTAGCCAGGCTTAACAAAGCAGTTCTGAATTATCACGCCAATGCGGAACGAGAACAAAAGAAAGAACAAGAACGAATTGAGAAGGAACGTATGAGACGTCTTATGGCAGAAGATGAAGAAGGATATAGAAAGTTGATCGATCAAAAGAAAGACAAGCGATTAGCTTTTCTGTTGTCTCAGACTGACGAATACATTAGTAATCTAACTGAAATGGTAAAACAACATAAAATTGAACAGAAGAGGAAGCAAGTGGAAGAACAAAAACGCAAGAAA aaaaagaagAAGTTGCAAGATGGCGAAGGAGGCGAAGATGGAAACTCCAACGAAGACACTCGTATAGGAGTAATCGAAATTGCGACCGGGCGCACATTAACTGGCGAAGAAGCTCCATTGATGAGCCAACTTTCAGCATTTTTAGAATCTCATCCAGGTTGGGAACCGATTGAATCAGAAAGCGAAGATGATGATGACGATGACGATGACGACAATGACGGCGATGACAAATGTGATCACAAAGAAAAAGCGCCGGGTGATTCCGAAGAAGATAAAGTGAAGAAAACGATACACAAAGCAAAAGTAGAGGATGATGAATATAAAACCGAAGAACAGACGTATTACAGTATTGCGCATACTGTTCATGAAGTGGTAACAGAGCAAGCATCGATCATGGTCAATGGAAAATTGAAAGAATATCAAATAAAG GGGCTGGAGTGGTTAGTttcattatttaataataatctcAATGGTATACTTGCCGATGAAATGGGTCTTGGTAAAACTATTCAAACTATAGCTTTGGTGACTTATCTAATGGAGAAGAAGAAAGTAAACGGACCATTCCTTATAATCGTGCCGTTATC TACATTATCAAATTGGGTTTTGGAATTTGAGAAATGGGCTCCTAGTGTTGTGGTAGTATCATATAAAGGCTCACCGGCGGGCAGAAGAGCTATTCAGTCTCAAATGAGAGCCACGAAATTTAACGTTTTGCTTACTACGTATGAATATGTTATTAAAGATAAGGGCGTTTTAGCTAAATTACAGTGGAAGTACATGATCATCGACGAAGGTCACAGAATGAAGAACCATCATTGTAAATTGACACAAGTGCTGAATACACATTACTTAGCTCCTCACCGACTTTTACTTACTGGAACACCATTACAAAACAAATTACCCGAGCTGTGGGCATTACTAAATTTCTTACTACCCTCGATTTTCAAATCTTGCAGCACTTTCGAACAGTGGTTCAATGCTCCATTCGCAACTACCGGTGAAAAAGTAGAACTGAACGAAGAAGAAACCATCCTCATCATTCGTCGATTGCATAAAGTGCTACGTCCTTTCTTATTAAGACGTTTGAAGAAAGAAGTTGAATCTCAATTACCTGATAAAGTGGAATATATTATCAAGTGCGACATGTCTGGATTACAGAAAGTTCTTTACAAACACATGCAGAGTAAGGGAGTGCTGTTAACTGACGGTTCCGAGAAGGGAAAGCAAGGCAAAGGGGGCGCTAAAGCCTTGATGAATACCATAGTGCAGTTGAGAAAGTTATGCAATCATCCATTCATGTTCCAAGCTATCGAAGAAAAGTATTGCGAACATGTTGGTACGCAGGGGTCTGGCGTAATTACAGGGCCTGATTTGTATCGTGCGTCTGGGAAATTCGAGTTACTGGACCGTATTCTTCCAAAATTGAAAGCAACCAACCATAGAGTGTTGTTATTCTGTCAAATGACACAGTTGATGACCATTATGGAGGACTATCTAAGCTGGAGAGGATTCATGTATTTGCGATTAGATGGTACGACAAAGGCTGAGGACAGAGGAGACTTGTTGAAGAAGTTCAACGACCCCGGTTCTGAatatttcttgtttttgttatcAACGCGTGCTGGTGGTCTCGGATTAAATTTGCAGGCTGCGGATACTGTGATTATCTTTGACTCCGATTGGAATCCACACCAAGACTTACAAGCACAAGACAGAGCACACAGAATTGGACAAAAGAACGAAGTACGTGTACTCAGATTGATGACGGTGAATTCGGTCGAAGAAAGAATATTGGCCGCGGCCAGGTACAAACTAAACATGGACGAAAAAGTTATACAGGCAGGAATGTTTGATCAAAAGTCCACCGGTTCTGAGCGGCAACAATTCTTGCAAAGCATCTTGCATCAAGATGATGCTGAAGATGAAGAAGAAAACGAAGTACCGGATGATGAGACAGTCAATCAGATGATTGCTCGAACCGAGGGCGAATTTGAAATATTCCAAAAGTTAGACTTGGAAAGAAGAAGAGAAGAAGCAAAATTAGGTCCAAACAGAAAGTCTCGATTATTAGAAGAGGCTGAGCTGCCCGATTGGTTGGTGAAAGATGACGATGAAGTTGAAAGGTGGACCTACGAAGAAGACGAAGATAGATTCCTCGGACGAGGTTCGAGACAACGAAAAGAAGTTGATTACACTGATAGCTTAACTGAAAAGGAATGGCTGAAGGCAATTGACGACGATGGTGCTGAATACGAAGAGGAGGAAGAAGACgacaagaaaaagaagaaaacacgAAAACGAAAGAAGAAGGGCGAAGAAGACGACGAACCTATGCCAAAGAAACGGAGAGGCGGTGGATCCTCGATTGATCCAAAAATAAAACGAGCCATGAAGAAGTTGCTTATGGTAGTTGTTAATTACACCGATAGCTCGGATGGCAGATTACTTAGCGAACCATTTATGAAATTACCATCTAGACGAGAATTGCCAGATTATTATGAAATTATTAAGAAACCACTAACCATTAATAAATTACTTCAAAAAATTGAAGAAGGAAAG TATGCCGATTTCGATGATCTTGAAAAAGATTTTATGCAGCTTTGCAAAAATGCGCAAATTTATAACGAGGAAGCTTCTTTGATACACGAGGATTCGATCGTTTTGCAATCCGTTTTTACAAATGCGCGGCAACGTATCGAGGAGGAGGGAAATAATTCAGAAATGGATGATAAAG GGGAAGGAGAAGAAGGATCGGACGCTGATTCTAGTGTaagaatgaaaattaaattaaaaggaaGGAAGGGTGAAGGTAGAGGAGGTCGAAGGAAGAGAGTTACGAAAAAGTATATATCcgatgacgacgacgacgccGATGACAACTGA